The Bacillus sp. F19 DNA segment GCTTCCAATAATCCCAGCAACATGTGTACCATGATTAGTATAATAGGTCGATCCATTCATTTCTGGTTTACCTGATTTTTTCCAATCAGCATAGGTTGTTTCCATCGGATCACTATCGTCATCTACAAAATCATATCCACCTTTATAAGCATCCTTTAAATCTGGATGGTTATAATCAATTCCAGTATCTAGAATACCGATTTTAATCCCTTTACCGGTATAGCCTTCTGCATGTAAACGGTCTAATCCATCATAAGGTGTATAATTTGCGATATTGAATTCATCTGCTTTTAATTGATCATTATCTTTTCCTTGAACAGGCGGATCAATCGTAAACGTTTCGTTACTCCAAACTGATTTGACAACTTTTGATTTTAATAGATTCTGAATTTGATTTGCAGGTAAACTCATTGAAACACCATTAAATGCATGTTTATATGAGCAATTAATCTTATAATTTACTTTTTTACTATTTTCATCAACTAATACTTGTCCTAAATCTTTTTGAAATATTTCATGATCTTGATCAACTAAATTTGATGCTTCAGAATCTGATAGTTGTTGACCTTCTGATGCCGCTTCAATCTTAGCAACTTTTGCTGGTTTATTTGCAAACTCAATAATGACAGAAGTCTGTTTCGTAGAATTTAAATCAATATCAGAAGAAATTTGAAGACCTGTCTCTTCATTTGTTGAAAGTTGGTTAAGAGCTGCTCTTTGTTCTGGTGTTAAATTAGCAAGTAAATTTTCAGTATTCGAATAACTAACCGCTTTCGTAGTAGTTGGTACTTGTCCAATAGAACCTAAAATAAAGCTAGATGATAGAGTAGCAATAACTAAGCTTTTGACAATCCTACTTTTGCGTGCTTTTTTTCCCATTTTCTTCCCCCCCCAAGTCTCTGTCACTTTATTACATATGTAGTGCAATGATTTACGAAACAATGATTCTAATAGGTTTTAAGTATTTATTTAGAATTCATCGATTTTCGTTGATTCATTATAATTACATAAGCACTTACAATTATTAAGAATATTTGGAGTTTTGTAAATTGGGGGGAATATTGCATAAATACATAATTCAAAATACGCTTTTTTTCATCAGTTTTTTTAAAATAATTGTCGTTAAGATGTAGTTAATGTAGAACTTTCATTTCATCACCAATATTATGTTATTTATTTTGTCAAAATAAAGGGAATCTAATTTGGGGGAATATTGTACAAAACTATTAAATACTGTTGATTTAGTATAAAATATTTTTTCAATACGATACAAAACTAGGAAACTATAAACGAAATTGATATCTTCTTCAAAGTATGTTTGATCCAAATCCTCTTATAAACTTCCGGATATTACACTAATGCATTCGTTAGTTGTATAAGGAATTAAACGTTTAAGTTTTTTATCATAAATGCAGGTTTTTATGCCCCTTAAGTTTTAAATTGATATCTCTAAATTAATAGCTTGGATAACGTAATTTTCATGTTCTTCTGATTTAGAATATCCAATTTTGAATTCGTTTGAATCAATTAGATTGTTAATACTCTTTGGTATTTTATAATTCCAGTCAACATCATTATATTGAAATGGAAAATGATCACCGTTTGGATTTGGACTATGAATAAAAACTGCATCATATCCTGCATCTAAACTGCACATGACAGATAATTTGTCTTACAGTACCAAGGGTTCCATTGATTGCTTTTTTGTTCCTTTTTGACCATTACGTCCAGAATCGATCATCAAAGCGATCGGCTGTATTCTTCTGCATTTCTTCATTTGTATGCGAGTAAATATCGAGAGTAATCCCGACTCTTGCATGTCCTAGCCGCTCACTAACGACCTTTGGATTTTCTCCCATTCGCATTAAAATGGTGGCATGAGTATGTCTTAAATTATGAAATGGAATTTTAGGAACGTTGGCTTTCTTCGTAAGTGCTTGAAATTTACGAAGTAGATTTCTTGGCTCAAGGTAGGTTCCGTTTTTTGATTGGATCACCAACCCGAGATGATTCGTTCCTTGTTGTTGTCTATATTGGATCAAGGAATCTCGTATACTAGCTGATAGATACACGTCACGTTCTGAATGAGAAGTTTTCACTACCTTTACCAATAATCCGTTTCTTTTTGTCCTCGTTAACGATTCTTCGACGTGAATGACACCTTTTATCAAGTCAATATACTTCCATTTTAATGCGAGAATTTCTCCTCGCCTCATGCCGGTAAAGATAGCTAGTAAGAAAGGAACAAGCGCGTTTTCTTGTTCGCAAACTTTAAGAAATGCTTTAACTTCTTCGACTGTCCATATTTGTTTACGTTTTTTATGAATCGAAGGAGGAGAAGCGTCTTTAGCTGGATTATTCTTAAGTAATCCCCATTTAACGGCTTTCTGTAAAGCTTTTGATAGTAGATTGTGTATTCTTTTTACCGTTGCATTGGCTAAACCGTTGTCTAATTTTTGTGCATACAATTGATCAATATCATACGATGTAATCTTCTCCAGAGGAGTCGATTGAAAGTATGGTATCAGATGAACACGTACAATTGTTTCACCTAATTCAAAGGAAGCCATTTGAACTTCGTATTTATACGTGTGCAGCCAAATATGAATATAATCCTTAAATAAGGTTTTGGAAGGCTCGCTGTATTCTCCATTCATAATGGCAGCAGTTAGCTTATTCATTTCATCTAATGCTTCACGCTTCGTATTAAAGCCGCCACGATAAATTTGTTTCCTTTTTCCGGTTCTGCTATCTAACCCAGCATTAATTCGAAAAGACCATACTTTACCTATTTTTTTAACTGACATTAAAAAACCTCCATTGGAGATGGAGGTAGGGTTAAGCAGGGAGTGTATGATTTTTTAACACACTTTGTGCCCGCTCAAAGGTGGTTTTTTACTTCGTGTTTGTATAAGGTATGAAGCCATTTAAATAGGAAGTTTTCCA contains these protein-coding regions:
- a CDS encoding site-specific integrase, with product MSVKKIGKVWSFRINAGLDSRTGKRKQIYRGGFNTKREALDEMNKLTAAIMNGEYSEPSKTLFKDYIHIWLHTYKYEVQMASFELGETIVRVHLIPYFQSTPLEKITSYDIDQLYAQKLDNGLANATVKRIHNLLSKALQKAVKWGLLKNNPAKDASPPSIHKKRKQIWTVEEVKAFLKVCEQENALVPFLLAIFTGMRRGEILALKWKYIDLIKGVIHVEESLTRTKRNGLLVKVVKTSHSERDVYLSASIRDSLIQYRQQQGTNHLGLVIQSKNGTYLEPRNLLRKFQALTKKANVPKIPFHNLRHTHATILMRMGENPKVVSERLGHARVGITLDIYSHTNEEMQKNTADRFDDRFWT